In Rheinheimera sp. MM224, one DNA window encodes the following:
- a CDS encoding AmpG family muropeptide MFS transporter, with product MSAIAAFFSSLQLYCQRRVLTIFILGFSGGLPLMLVFGVLSFWLREAGVSREQIGYFSWVAMAYAVKFIWSPLIDHLNLPVLKQWLGRRRSWLMLSQSLVIVAILMMASLDPQTDLKWMALFAVLLAIASATQDITIDAYRIEAAPERLQAVLAAAYLAGYRLAMIFSSAGTLWIAALFSSTDTGYDLQAWQSTYLVMAACMALGLLTTLLSPEPVVDPQIKIGSVDHSVSQKLLNWLKVAVIGPFVDFFARHGLNALLILSLIACYRVSDVVMGVMANVFYVDMGFSKEEVASVSKIFGVLMTLLGAALGGLLINSFGTLRILLLGALLSACTNLLYCYLSTQGHNIPLLIAVISADNLSAGIATSAFIAYLSSLVNLAFTATQYALFSSLMLLLPKFLGGFSGGWVEVMDYQAFFVMTALMGLPAILLCLVLIKKTPR from the coding sequence TTGTCTGCTATTGCTGCTTTTTTCTCTTCACTACAACTCTATTGCCAGCGTCGGGTATTGACCATTTTTATTTTGGGTTTCTCCGGAGGTCTGCCGTTAATGCTGGTGTTTGGGGTTTTGTCATTCTGGCTCAGAGAAGCAGGAGTCTCGCGTGAGCAAATAGGTTATTTCAGTTGGGTGGCAATGGCTTATGCAGTCAAATTTATCTGGTCCCCACTGATAGACCATTTAAACTTACCTGTCCTAAAACAATGGCTGGGCAGACGTCGCAGCTGGCTGATGTTGTCACAAAGTCTGGTGATTGTAGCCATATTGATGATGGCCAGTCTGGATCCACAAACTGATCTGAAGTGGATGGCATTATTTGCTGTATTACTCGCTATCGCCTCAGCCACTCAGGACATCACTATAGATGCCTATCGTATTGAAGCTGCACCAGAGCGCTTACAAGCTGTTCTGGCTGCGGCTTATCTGGCTGGTTATCGCCTTGCTATGATCTTTTCATCCGCTGGTACTTTATGGATCGCAGCTTTATTCAGCAGCACTGACACAGGTTATGATCTTCAAGCATGGCAATCCACTTATCTGGTAATGGCGGCTTGTATGGCTTTAGGATTATTGACCACCCTGCTCTCTCCTGAACCTGTAGTTGACCCCCAGATCAAGATTGGCTCTGTCGATCACTCAGTCAGCCAAAAGCTGTTGAATTGGTTAAAGGTTGCAGTGATAGGCCCTTTTGTTGATTTTTTTGCCCGTCACGGTCTGAATGCTTTACTGATTTTAAGTTTAATCGCCTGTTACCGAGTTTCTGATGTCGTAATGGGCGTGATGGCCAATGTGTTTTATGTTGATATGGGATTTAGTAAAGAAGAAGTCGCCAGCGTCTCCAAAATATTCGGCGTACTGATGACCTTACTTGGTGCGGCTTTAGGTGGTTTGCTGATCAATAGCTTTGGTACCTTAAGGATATTATTGCTAGGTGCGTTGCTCAGTGCATGTACCAATTTACTTTATTGTTACCTGAGTACCCAAGGTCACAACATACCTTTATTGATTGCAGTGATATCCGCTGACAATTTAAGCGCCGGTATAGCCACCAGTGCTTTTATTGCATACCTGTCGTCATTAGTTAACTTAGCCTTTACTGCAACACAGTACGCTTTGTTTAGTTCCCTGATGTTGTTGTTACCCAAGTTTTTAGGCGGATTTTCTGGCGGCTGGGTTGAAGTGATGGACTATCAGGCCTTTTTTGTGATGACAGCCCTGATGGGCTTACCCGCTATCTTGCTCTGTTTAGTGTTGATAAAAAAAACGCCGCGTTAA
- a CDS encoding peptidylprolyl isomerase gives MRLVTLTLIALFSISALAAVDMTKPTGKFVQQNNLFPKVKLVTSVGDIIVELDRTKAPLAVNNFLSYVNIKAYDNTVFHRLEPEFVVQGGGYKPDMAPVDEFPAVFNESGNGTKNQFGSIAMARNNDPHSATSQFFFNLNDNPSLDPGRNWGYTVFGQIQDGFEVLEKIKLLETHTDEKTGWQNVPKQPIILKQVILQPEQ, from the coding sequence ATGCGTCTGGTTACTTTAACTCTGATTGCACTGTTTTCAATTTCTGCGCTGGCGGCTGTCGACATGACCAAGCCTACAGGCAAATTTGTGCAGCAAAACAACTTGTTTCCGAAGGTAAAACTGGTCACTTCAGTGGGTGACATCATAGTCGAACTGGACAGAACCAAAGCGCCTTTGGCAGTGAACAACTTCCTGAGTTACGTCAATATCAAGGCCTATGACAACACAGTGTTTCATCGGCTGGAACCTGAATTTGTGGTGCAAGGTGGTGGCTACAAACCTGATATGGCGCCAGTAGACGAATTTCCGGCTGTGTTTAATGAGTCCGGTAATGGTACAAAAAATCAGTTTGGTAGTATAGCTATGGCTCGTAACAACGATCCGCACAGCGCCACCAGTCAGTTCTTTTTTAATCTGAACGATAATCCAAGTCTGGACCCTGGCAGAAACTGGGGTTATACCGTTTTTGGCCAAATCCAGGATGGCTTTGAAGTACTTGAAAAAATAAAGCTGCTGGAAACCCATACAGATGAAAAAACTGGCTGGCAAAATGTGCCTAAACAGCCAATCATCTTAAAACAAGTGATTTTACAGCCAGAACAATAA
- a CDS encoding YajG family lipoprotein → MSSLKRSVLVAFSLALAACSSTSSSFLVTPQVFWNQSKTLAGAEFVLTVVDQRSSDQTLFLRKGTSVTSLPTSNNLAQQLESTLTDAMTAQGAKLTSSSITTMTVQILKLSADADQRTVEHVVKNDVELRIAIQNSNGSFDKVYAGKSSFSGPFKLDNAAAEVKLRVLTEQVLAELLNDSSWHSYVKG, encoded by the coding sequence ATGTCCTCTCTTAAGCGCTCTGTATTGGTAGCTTTCAGCCTGGCTCTTGCCGCCTGTAGCAGCACTTCGTCTTCTTTTTTAGTCACGCCACAAGTGTTCTGGAACCAAAGTAAAACTTTAGCAGGCGCTGAGTTTGTTTTAACTGTAGTGGATCAACGCTCCTCTGATCAGACGCTTTTTTTGCGCAAAGGCACTTCAGTCACCAGCCTGCCAACCAGCAATAATCTGGCGCAGCAGCTGGAATCCACTTTAACAGATGCGATGACAGCGCAAGGTGCAAAATTAACCTCCAGCAGCATCACCACCATGACGGTGCAAATTCTGAAGTTATCAGCAGATGCTGATCAACGCACAGTAGAGCATGTGGTGAAAAACGATGTGGAACTGCGTATTGCTATTCAAAACAGCAATGGCTCTTTTGATAAAGTCTATGCAGGCAAAAGCAGCTTCTCTGGTCCATTTAAGTTAGACAATGCTGCGGCCGAAGTGAAATTACGGGTATTAACAGAGCAAGTGCTGGCTGAGTTACTGAATGACAGCAGTTGGCACTCGTACGTGAAGGGATAA
- a CDS encoding methyltransferase, which produces MNTIFTVADKQLQLDRLPLGQSNRSLQAWDAADELLLQQALPLLNERAGLKVLVMHDLFGALSCALGDYPHIQQNDSVLSQQATVHNRQQNGLSVDSVSFIDSVTALPADLDLVLLKVPNNHGYLRFMLQQLSQVVRPDTVIIAAAKAKDIHKNLLAIFEQELGATQASLAQKKCRTIHCTPRGEARAFTYPIQWELPDYQLTLVNHANVFAKEQLDIGARFLMEHLPVLDAGALVADLGCGNGVLGVALLKQQPEARVIFTDDSFMAVASSKASVEANIPELLSQAEFRTDDCLATQADQSLDYVVCNPPFHQQQAVTEHIAWQMFNDAKRCLKAGGKLRIVANRHLPYYEKMTVLLGGCRHIASNNKFVILESTKRK; this is translated from the coding sequence ATGAATACTATTTTTACCGTCGCTGACAAGCAACTGCAGCTGGACAGATTACCACTGGGGCAAAGCAATCGCAGCTTACAAGCCTGGGATGCAGCCGATGAATTGCTGTTGCAGCAAGCCTTGCCTTTGCTCAATGAACGCGCCGGCTTAAAAGTCCTAGTGATGCACGACTTGTTTGGCGCTTTGTCCTGTGCTTTGGGTGACTACCCACACATTCAGCAAAACGACTCTGTATTAAGCCAACAAGCCACTGTACATAACAGACAACAAAACGGTTTATCTGTAGATAGCGTCAGTTTTATCGACAGTGTTACGGCTTTGCCAGCTGATTTGGATCTGGTGCTGCTGAAAGTGCCAAATAATCACGGTTATCTGCGCTTTATGTTGCAGCAATTAAGTCAGGTGGTTCGGCCTGACACTGTCATTATCGCAGCAGCTAAAGCCAAAGATATTCATAAAAACTTACTGGCTATTTTTGAGCAGGAATTAGGAGCAACTCAGGCTTCTCTTGCCCAGAAAAAATGCCGGACTATTCATTGTACCCCTCGTGGTGAAGCTCGTGCCTTTACTTACCCTATTCAATGGGAATTACCTGATTATCAGCTGACACTAGTCAATCACGCCAATGTCTTTGCGAAAGAGCAACTGGATATAGGTGCGCGCTTTCTGATGGAACATTTACCAGTGCTGGATGCAGGCGCTTTAGTGGCCGATTTAGGTTGCGGTAATGGTGTGCTTGGCGTTGCCTTATTAAAACAACAACCTGAAGCCAGAGTGATTTTTACCGATGACTCTTTTATGGCTGTGGCATCATCCAAAGCATCAGTTGAAGCCAACATACCTGAACTATTGTCTCAGGCTGAGTTCAGAACAGACGACTGTTTAGCCACTCAGGCCGATCAGAGTCTGGATTATGTGGTTTGTAATCCGCCTTTCCATCAACAACAAGCCGTGACAGAACATATTGCATGGCAGATGTTTAACGATGCCAAACGTTGTTTAAAAGCAGGTGGTAAGTTACGTATAGTCGCGAACAGACATTTGCCTTATTACGAAAAAATGACGGTACTGCTGGGTGGTTGTCGCCATATTGCCAGTAACAATAAATTTGTGATCCTCGAATCAACTAAAAGGAAATAA
- a CDS encoding alpha-ketoglutarate-dependent dioxygenase AlkB family protein: protein MTRAHQSDNHGSLQHFVLPQAELLFWPRWLSPEQAERCYQQLAQQLNWQQPAIKIFGKAVLIPRQQVWMGDPHCSYKYSGVLFEPEPWHPLVRQLTDRVNQLCQTRFNSVLLNWYADGQQHMGWHSDDEAELGQDPQIASLSLGQPRFFDLKHKNLGTQLKLELGHGSLLLMAGQCQQHWQHRVPKMASAIEGRINLTFREIKQKTT from the coding sequence TTGACACGTGCACACCAGAGCGACAACCATGGATCGTTGCAACACTTTGTATTACCGCAAGCAGAGTTATTATTTTGGCCTCGCTGGCTCTCGCCAGAGCAGGCAGAGCGCTGTTATCAGCAATTGGCACAGCAATTAAACTGGCAACAGCCAGCGATAAAAATCTTTGGCAAAGCCGTGCTTATTCCAAGGCAGCAGGTCTGGATGGGGGATCCGCACTGCAGTTACAAATATTCAGGCGTATTATTTGAGCCTGAACCCTGGCACCCTTTGGTCAGGCAACTCACAGACCGGGTGAATCAGCTCTGTCAGACCCGCTTTAATTCAGTACTGCTGAACTGGTATGCTGATGGACAGCAGCATATGGGTTGGCATAGTGATGATGAAGCTGAACTTGGACAAGACCCGCAAATTGCCTCGTTAAGTTTGGGTCAGCCGCGTTTTTTTGATTTAAAGCACAAGAACTTAGGGACGCAGCTGAAGCTGGAGTTGGGACATGGGTCTTTGTTGCTGATGGCGGGCCAATGCCAGCAGCATTGGCAGCACCGAGTGCCAAAAATGGCTTCAGCCATAGAGGGACGCATAAACCTGACTTTCCGTGAAATCAAGCAAAAAACAACTTAA
- a CDS encoding BolA family protein, with amino-acid sequence MLVHTAIEQKLLSAFDPVFLDVVNESHMHSVAPGSESHFKVVIVTNAFDGMRLLNRHRAVNAIVAEELAEKIHALALHTYTPGEWYEYYAEKPPASPKCFGGSKREKTALPES; translated from the coding sequence ATGTTGGTTCATACCGCAATAGAACAGAAGTTATTGAGCGCATTTGATCCTGTGTTCCTTGACGTGGTCAATGAAAGCCATATGCACAGTGTGGCACCGGGTTCAGAGTCACATTTTAAAGTCGTGATAGTGACAAATGCCTTTGATGGCATGAGATTGTTAAACCGCCACAGAGCAGTCAATGCCATAGTGGCCGAGGAGTTAGCCGAAAAAATTCATGCTTTAGCCTTGCATACCTATACGCCGGGTGAATGGTACGAGTATTACGCCGAAAAACCACCGGCTTCGCCTAAATGTTTTGGTGGCAGTAAAAGAGAGAAAACTGCCTTGCCGGAGTCCTGA
- the fabV gene encoding enoyl-ACP reductase FabV — translation MVIQPKIRGFICTNAHPVGCAAHVQEQIDYVKAKGPVAGGPKNVLVIGASTGYGLASRITSAFASGAKTLGIFFEKEPTEGKTASAGWYNTVAFEQAAAAEGLWNKHLNGDAFTDELKSQAIDLIRREMGKIDLVVYSLAAPRRKDPVTGEVYSSVLKPIAQAYTAKTLNTSKREIESVSVEPASDEEIFNTVKVMGGEDWERWLDQLHAAGVLAEGCQTVAYTYIGKELTWPIYGKATIGKAKEDLDRAATAITQKLDSVAGHAYVASLKALVTQASSAIPIMPLYISLLYRVMKAEGTHEGCIEQIYGLFQQALYNNSRTLDEGGRLRMDGKELSDHIQSAVKDLWGQVTTENIDELTDYKGYHNEFLRLFGFGYSHVDYDADVPALLPLKNLVQ, via the coding sequence ATGGTTATCCAACCTAAAATTCGTGGTTTTATCTGCACTAACGCGCATCCGGTCGGTTGTGCTGCTCATGTGCAAGAACAAATTGATTATGTCAAAGCCAAAGGCCCTGTGGCCGGTGGCCCAAAAAATGTATTAGTTATCGGTGCTTCAACAGGTTATGGCCTGGCTTCCCGTATTACTTCTGCTTTTGCTTCAGGTGCTAAAACCTTAGGTATCTTTTTTGAAAAAGAACCTACCGAAGGCAAAACGGCTTCTGCTGGCTGGTACAACACTGTGGCTTTTGAACAGGCTGCAGCTGCTGAAGGTTTGTGGAATAAGCACCTGAACGGTGATGCCTTTACCGACGAATTAAAATCTCAGGCTATTGATTTAATCCGTCGTGAGATGGGCAAAATTGATTTAGTGGTCTACAGCCTGGCAGCGCCTCGTCGTAAAGACCCAGTGACTGGCGAAGTGTATAGCTCCGTATTAAAGCCGATAGCTCAGGCTTATACAGCCAAGACGTTAAACACCAGCAAACGTGAAATTGAAAGCGTTTCTGTTGAACCTGCATCCGATGAAGAAATCTTCAATACCGTCAAAGTCATGGGTGGGGAAGATTGGGAGCGCTGGCTGGATCAGCTGCACGCTGCTGGTGTTTTAGCTGAAGGTTGTCAGACCGTTGCTTATACTTATATTGGTAAAGAGCTGACCTGGCCAATCTATGGCAAAGCCACTATCGGCAAAGCCAAAGAAGACTTAGACCGTGCTGCTACTGCTATTACGCAAAAACTGGATTCAGTTGCAGGTCATGCTTATGTGGCTTCATTGAAAGCTTTAGTGACACAAGCCAGTTCAGCCATTCCTATTATGCCGCTGTATATCTCCTTGTTGTACCGCGTAATGAAAGCCGAAGGCACCCATGAAGGTTGTATCGAACAGATTTATGGTTTGTTCCAGCAAGCACTTTACAACAACAGCCGCACTTTAGATGAAGGCGGTCGTCTGCGTATGGATGGCAAAGAATTGTCTGATCATATTCAGTCTGCGGTAAAAGACTTATGGGGTCAGGTGACCACAGAAAACATTGATGAGCTGACCGACTACAAGGGTTATCACAATGAATTCCTGCGGTTATTCGGTTTTGGCTACAGCCATGTCGATTACGACGCCGATGTGCCGGCTTTATTGCCGCTGAAAAATCTGGTGCAGTAA